One segment of Myotis daubentonii chromosome 11, mMyoDau2.1, whole genome shotgun sequence DNA contains the following:
- the LOC132211867 gene encoding interferon omega-1-like: MAQISVWLVAGVMLCSIPAGSLENIHWIQTPDNWRVLVLLSELERTPPYFCLADRNDFKFPLNLETMMQMNKTQRTCFHHVMIAQILNVFVTKRSFAEWDHTRLSKVISSLHHSLEDLENQAKKEKNNLACPNVGILTRRYFWRIRTYLKEKKYSSCAWEVVLVEVMARVINM; encoded by the coding sequence ATGGCCCAGATCTCTgtgtggctggtggcaggggTGATGCTCTGCTCCATCCCTGCTGGTTCTCTTGAGAACATACATTGGATCCAAACACCAGATAACTGGAGAGTCTTGGTTCTCTTGTCTGAACTGGAAAGGACCCCCCCTTACTTTTGCCTGGCTGACAGAAATGACTTCAAATTCCCTTTGAATTTGGAGACCATGATGCAAATGAACAAGACACAACGCACCTGTTTCCACCATGTGATGATCGCGCAGATCTTGAACGTCTTCGTAACAAAGCGCAGCTTTGCTGAGTGGGACCACACCCGCCTCTCTAAAGTCATCTCCAGCCTTCATCACAGCCTGGAGGACCTGGAGAACCAAgcgaagaaggaaaaaaataatttggcttGTCCCAATGTGGGAATTCTCACACGGAGGTACTTCTGGAGAATCCGAACGTACCTGAAGGAGAAGAAATACAGCTCCTGTGCCTGGGAGGTCGTTTTAGTGGAAGTGATGGCACGTGTTATAAACATGTAA